CAACCCAAGATTGACCCGCTGCTCCAACTGGGCCGCCTGCTGCAAGGCTCGCCGCGCTTCTTCTCGTTGGTGGCGCGAGACACCCGCTTCACCTTGGCGCCCACCCCCGGAATCGGTGTGGGCGAGCCGGATGTGCGGACGGTGGAGTATGCGCAGCCGCTGCCCTTCGGGGACTCGCAGGGCGTGCGCCTGTCGTTCCCCTTCGTCGTCCAGGTGCCGTCACTGCCGCAGTACCAGGGGACGTACCTCGACCGGGCCTACGTGCTGGCCACGGTGGCCGCGCCCGGCCGTGGGCTGGTGCCCCTGGGACTTGGCGCCGCCGCCAACACCTCGCCCGCGGATCCGAACACGGATGCGGATTTTCGCCTGGGCCGGCCCGGCCACGTCGCGGTTCGCATGGCCCCGGCTCACGGCGGGTTGGAGGGGCAGCCCTACCGTCTGCTGGTGGCCGCGGTGGGCGAAGCGCCGGATGGCTCGTTGGCCACGAGCACGCTCGTGAAGACCCTTTCAGGGCCGCAGTTCGATCCGGAGGGACTCCGGCCGGTGAGCATGGACGCTGGCTTCCTCTCCCTCCCGGAGTCCGCGCGCTACAACTTCGACGGTGAGTCCCATCAGGGGCTGGAGGCCCGCGAGTTCCAGGCGACCGTGGACCCGCGCGCCAATCTGGTGCGCGCCGAGTTTTCGACCCGCGCGGGCCGGCGCTGGACGGTGTTGATGCCGCCGGAGGACCTGGACGACGGTGTGCAGGTGCCGCGGCCTTCTTTCGGGTTCGAGGACCGCACGTACGCTTCTCCGCTTGGGACCACGCGCGCTCGGCTCCATGTCGAGGTGCTGCGCGCGGCGGCGCTGACCCGCCGTGAGGGCGAAGGCGTGGCGCGCCTGGTGGCGGCGGACGGTCCCCGCATGGAGCGGCTCGCGGACCTGACGGACGCCGTCGCCTCCGTGCGCCTGGGCCACCCCGAGGTGACGTGGCTTCACCCCGAGGCGGACGGTCAGCGGCTGGCGCGGGGCAGCGCGGTGCGCCTGCGCGTCACCGGGTTCCGGCTGGGGGCCCCCCCGGAGGGCCAGGGGCGGGTGCACATCCGCCTGCAAGGAGGGGCCGGCTGCGTGGGCCCTTTCGACACCGAACAGGACGTCCCGACGCACGGCGTGGGCGAGTTCGAGCTGCTCATGCCGGCTGGCTGCCAGGGCGTGGGGGCGACGTTGACCGCCACCCTGGTGGGCCCGGACGGAGACCCCCTGCGTCCGTTCGTCAGGAGCAGCCGGCGCGTCGACATCCACTGACGTCGAGCCCCCGAGTACGTGGGCACCCACCTGGGTTCTCGCGCTCTGGCTCGCTTTCCCGATTTGCCGGGTGGTAGCGTTGCGCTCCCGGGAGGCAAGGTGCAGAAGGAGACGGTCGTCACGGTCATCTCGAAGATCTCCGACCGGCCGGTCAACCTCGACGCGGCGCTGGTGGTGATCTACGGCCTGGACCTGGGGCGGAAGTTCGACCTCACGTCCGGAGAAACGCTCATCGGGCGTTCCTCGAAGGCGGACATCCAGATCGATCAGGAGTCGGTCAGCCGCAATCACGCGGGCATCACCAACTCGCGTGAGGGCGTGCGCATCCGCGATTTGGGCTCCACCAACGGCACGTTCATCAACGACGAGCTGGTGGAGGGCGGACGGGAGCTGCGCAACGGCGACCTGGTGAAGATTGGCCGGACCATCTTCAAGTACATCGCCGGCGGGAACATCGAGGCGGCGTACCACGATGAAATCTACCGGCTGACCACCATGGACGGCCTGACGCAGATCTACAACCGGCGCTACTTCGACGAGCAGTTGGACCGGGAGATTTCACGCAGCCGTCGCTACGAGCGGATGCTGTCGCTGGTGCTGTTGGACATCGACCACTTCAAGGCGGTGAACGACAAGTACGGTCACCTGGCGGGTGACTCGGTGCTCAAGCAGCTCGCGTCCACGGTGCGCACGAAGATTCGCCGCGAGGACGTGTTCGCGCGCTACGGCGGCGAGGAGTTCGCCATCCTCCTGCCGGAAGTCTCCCTGGCGGGCACGCGGCAGCTCGCGGAGAAGGTGCGCCGGTTGGTGGAGAAGCAGCGCTTCGAGTTCGACCGGCAGGCCATCCCCGTCACCGTCTCGGTGGGGCTTGCGGCGCTGGAGCCGTTCCACCGCGAATCCGGTGAGCTGGTGCGGGACGCGGACGAGAAGCTCTTCGAGGCGAAGACGACCGGCCGCAACCGCGTGATGGGCTGAGCGCGCCACGCGGTCTCGCGTGGCGGTGCCCAGCGCCGGCCGTGACGCCTGCTCTCAGCCCGCGAAGACGGAGCGACGCTCGCGCAGCAGGGACTGGAGCATGCTCTGGATGGACTCGCGGGTGCGCTCGGTGAGGCGCTGCACCTCGCCCAGGTCGTCCGCGGCCTCGGGCGGGAAGTCCTCGACGCCAATGGGCTCGCCGAAGCGGATGCTCCACTTGGCCGGCAGCGGCAGGGGGCCCAGCGGCGTGAGCGGCACGTAGGGCAGACCCAGGAAGGACGCGGGGATGCGTCCCAGCAGCGGTGACGTCTCCTCCGCGCCCACGATGGCCACCGGGACGATGGGCGCGCCGGTGCGGAGCGCGAGCTTCACGAAGCCGCCGCGGCCGAAGCGCTTGAGCCGGTACCGCTCGCCGAAGGGCTTGCTGAGCGCCTGGTAGCCTTCGGGGAAGACGACCAGCGGGCGGTGCTCGTCCAGCAGGCGGAGCGCGTTCTCCGGGCACGCGCGCACCGCGCCCATGCGGTTGAAGAGCGTGCCCACCATGGGCGCGTGGAAGACCTGGTCCTCCACCAGCCAACGCGGCTCGCGCAGGTCGGGGCGCTCGCGCGTGAGCGCCATGGACATCACCAGTCCGTCGTAGGGCAGCGCGCCTGAGTGGTTGGCCACCAGGATGGCCGCACCCGGGGGCACGTGAACCACGCCCTGCACGGACACGCGCCAGTACTGCGAATAGAGGAACTCGAGCACCGGCTCCAGCCGCTCGACCAGGGCGGGGTCCTTGCCGTACTCGTCGAGGTTCGCGCCGCCGCCCGTGCCGAGCCCGGCGCGGAGCATGTCCTTCAGGCCGCCGACCGCGAGCATCGCCCGGGCCAGGCTCTCGCTGGCCAGGGCCTGCCCCGCGATGTCCTTCGCCAGCGACAGCGCCGCGACCGCGCGCTCCGCCAGGGGACGGACGCTCTCCGGGCCGCTGCGTCCCGCGTCGGGCGGGAAGGCCTCACGCGCTCCGTCCTCCGCGTACGAGGGTGGCGGCACCAGCGAGAGCGGGCCGCGGCGTCCCGGCGGGAACTCGTCGCGGGTGGCGTCCGGCAATTCCACCTCTGGCTCCACCGCGGTGGTGTCCGTCTCGTCGGTCACCACCACGCTGACAGACGCCTCTTCCGCCCAGAGCGCTTCCTCCGATTCCTCCTGTGCGGAGAACTCGTGGGGCCGCGCCTCGTCGGAAGCCTCCTGTGCGGAGAACTCGTGGGGCCGCGCCTCGTCGGAAGCCTCCTGTGCGGAGAACTCGTGGCGCCGCGCCCCGTCGGAAGCCCCCTGTGTGGGGAACTCGTGAGGCCGCGCCCCGTCGGAAGCCCCCTGTGTGGGGAACTCGTGAGGCCGCGCCCCGTCGGAAGCCTCCTGGGCGGAGAACCCGTGGCGCCGCGCCCCGTCGGAAGCCCCCTGGGCGGAGAACTCGTGGCGCCGCGCCCCGTCGGAAGCCTCCTGTGCGGAGGCATGGCGGGTCTGCGCCTCGTCCGCTGCGGCGCGGGCGGCGTGGTCCGCCACCTGCGCGGCGACCGACGCGGCGAGCTCGCGCTCCTGCTCGGGAGGCCTCGACGGCGAGTCCTGTTCCAGCAGCGCCTCCACGGCGCGCTCCGCCAGTTCGGTCGCCACCTCCGTGGCCATCCACCGCTCGACCTCGGCGTCGGGGTCCCCGCCGGTGCCCAGCGTCTCCTCCACGGCCGCCGTGGCGGAGACCTCCGCTGCCTCGGAGGCCACCGCCTCCGCCAGTGCGTGGTCCACGTCGCGTTGCGCGTCCGTGAGCGGTCCCGCGTCATTCACGGGGCCGGGCTCGAACTCGGTCGCGAAGGGCTCGGCGGCCGCGGGCTCGCGCAGCGGCAGGGCGGCGTCCTCCGGGCCGTGCGACGCCGGGCCGCGCGCCTGGGCGCGGGGGGACGGTGCGTGGGCCGCGGCGCCGGGCTTCCCGGACGCGGTACCCACCTTGCCACCCCGGGCCTTCGCGGCGGTCTTCTTCTCGGGCTTTCGCGACTTGGCGGAGGCGGCCTTGCCACCTGTCTTGCCGGGGGCCGCGGCCTTGTGCGCGGAGGCCTTGGCGCCGTTGCCGGATTTGCCCTTCACCGGCTTCTTCGCCGGAGCCTCCGCGGCCGTCTTCGCCTCACCGGTGGCGGGCTCCGCGGAGCGCGACGCGGCGCCGCGCTGGAAGGGATCGTTTCCAAGGACACCCTTGGCCATGACTAGCTCCTCTTCAGCGCCGCAGCGGCGTCCCTGACATGGTGGAGGGGAATGAAGCCGAGCGCGGATTCGGCGCGTTCGCCGTCCGCGACCCATGAGTAATGGATGTAGTCGAGCAGGGCCACGGGCAACGTGCCCGCGCCCACGGCGTCCAATGTGTGCAGCGCGGCCCGGAACAGCGGGCCGGGCAGGGGGAGCGGCCGGGCGCCCGCCTGGTGGATGAGGCCGGACAGCGGCATGACGCCCCGGCCCACGACGTTGATCTCCCCCGACGTGTCCGCGCGCAGCGCCAGGTGCAGGGCGCGCGCGGCGTCGTCCTCGTGCAGGCCCTGCCACAGCGGGTCGTAGCCCATCAGCGTGGGCACCACCGGGTTCCTCAAGAGCCGCGTGGCCGGGTTGTCCACCGAGGGCCCGAGCACCGGCGCGAAGCGCAGCACCAGCACGCGCATGTCCGGGTGCCGCTCACGGAAGGCGCGCACCTGGCCCTCCACCTCGACCTTGTCGGTGACGAAGCGGCTGTGCGGGCATCCCTGCAGGGGCGAGTCCTCGCGCAGCATCGCGGGGTTGTTCCCGCGCGCGCCGTAGACGGCCGTCAGGGACGGCACCACCAACCGGGGCAGCCGCGAGCGGCCCGCCGCGGTCAGCACGTTCATGGTGCCGATGACCTCCAGCTCGTGCGCCAGGGAGCCGTTGCGGATGGGGCCGAACAGGAACGCCAGGTGGTAGAGCGCGTGCACGGGGCGCTCGGCGAGCGCGTCGGTGAGCTCGCCCTCCGCGTCGTAGCGGGTGAGGTCCACGCGGTGGAACTCCACCTTGGCGGACGCATCCTTCGGCCGGGCGACGTCGAGCACCAGGATGCTCTCCACCTCCGGATCCTGCTCCAGCCGTGACAGCAGGAGCCGTCCGTAGTCACCGCTCGCGCCGGTCACCGCGACGCGCAGCCGCCCCTTGCCTGGTCGAGACACGTCCATACGCGGTGTCGTGTGTTAGCCCAGCCGCCTGGGATTGTCAGCCGCCACTCATGTTGTGTTGCTGGACAACGTCGCCTGGGTGGCGGAGGGTGTTCGGCCGCCATGTCCCGGATTGCCCGACTCAGCGATGTCCTGATCAACAAGATCGCCGCCGGCGAGGTCGTGGAGCGCCCCGCCTCCGTGGTGAAGGAGCTGGTGGAAAACTCCATCGACGCTGGCTCCAGCACCATCCGCATCGAGCTGGAGGGTGGGGGCGTGGACCGGATCATCGTGTCCGACGACGGGCACGGCATGGGGCGCGTGGACGCGGTGGCCTGCCTGGAGCGCCACGCCACCAGCAAGCTGCGGGAGATGGATGACCTCTTCCACATCGACTCCATGGGGTTCCGGGGCGAGGCCATTCCCGCCATCGCATCCGTTTCCCGGTTCACACTTCACACCGCCGATGCGAACTCGGAGGTGGGGACGCGGGTGTCGGTGGAGGGCGGCGGACCGCCCGAGGTGGAGGATGCGCCGCCCCGCACCGGCACCGTCATCAGCGTGGAGGACCTCTTCTTCAACGTCCCCGCGCGCCGCAAGTTCCTGCGCCGGGGCGACACCGAGCTGAAGCACGCGGAGGAGGCCGTGGTGCGCCTGGCGCTGGCGAACCCGGAGGTGGGCTTCTTCGCCTCGCACGAGGGCGGCACGCTCTTCTCCAGCGCCGCGTGTCCGGACGACCCGCGCGAGCGCATCGCCGCGGCGCTGGGCTCGACGTCCCACCCGCACCTGTTCCCCGTGGAGGAGCGCCGGTTGGGCGTGGCCGTCACGGGGTTCGCCGCCTCGCCCGAGTTCACCTTCAACAACGCGCGCGGCCTCTACACCTTCGTCAACCGCCGTTACATCCGCGACCGGGGCCTGATTGGCACCATCCAGCGCGCCTACCAGGACTTCCTGGCCGCGGGCCGCCAGCCGGTGGTGGTGCTGCACATCGACGTGGACCCGCGCGCGGTGGACGTCAACGTGCATCCCCAGAAGCAGGAGGTCCGCTTCGCGGATGCCCGAGGCGTGCAGGAGGCGGTGACGGCCGCGCTCAGCCGCATGCTCCGTGCCGCGCCGTGGCTGGGCTCGGGCGTGGAGGGGGCCACCCCGCAAGCGGGCCAGCCCATGGACGCG
This genomic window from Myxococcus hansupus contains:
- a CDS encoding GGDEF domain-containing protein, translating into MQKETVVTVISKISDRPVNLDAALVVIYGLDLGRKFDLTSGETLIGRSSKADIQIDQESVSRNHAGITNSREGVRIRDLGSTNGTFINDELVEGGRELRNGDLVKIGRTIFKYIAGGNIEAAYHDEIYRLTTMDGLTQIYNRRYFDEQLDREISRSRRYERMLSLVLLDIDHFKAVNDKYGHLAGDSVLKQLASTVRTKIRREDVFARYGGEEFAILLPEVSLAGTRQLAEKVRRLVEKQRFEFDRQAIPVTVSVGLAALEPFHRESGELVRDADEKLFEAKTTGRNRVMG
- a CDS encoding 1-acyl-sn-glycerol-3-phosphate acyltransferase, with amino-acid sequence MAKGVLGNDPFQRGAASRSAEPATGEAKTAAEAPAKKPVKGKSGNGAKASAHKAAAPGKTGGKAASAKSRKPEKKTAAKARGGKVGTASGKPGAAAHAPSPRAQARGPASHGPEDAALPLREPAAAEPFATEFEPGPVNDAGPLTDAQRDVDHALAEAVASEAAEVSATAAVEETLGTGGDPDAEVERWMATEVATELAERAVEALLEQDSPSRPPEQERELAASVAAQVADHAARAAADEAQTRHASAQEASDGARRHEFSAQGASDGARRHGFSAQEASDGARPHEFPTQGASDGARPHEFPTQGASDGARRHEFSAQEASDEARPHEFSAQEASDEARPHEFSAQEESEEALWAEEASVSVVVTDETDTTAVEPEVELPDATRDEFPPGRRGPLSLVPPPSYAEDGAREAFPPDAGRSGPESVRPLAERAVAALSLAKDIAGQALASESLARAMLAVGGLKDMLRAGLGTGGGANLDEYGKDPALVERLEPVLEFLYSQYWRVSVQGVVHVPPGAAILVANHSGALPYDGLVMSMALTRERPDLREPRWLVEDQVFHAPMVGTLFNRMGAVRACPENALRLLDEHRPLVVFPEGYQALSKPFGERYRLKRFGRGGFVKLALRTGAPIVPVAIVGAEETSPLLGRIPASFLGLPYVPLTPLGPLPLPAKWSIRFGEPIGVEDFPPEAADDLGEVQRLTERTRESIQSMLQSLLRERRSVFAG
- a CDS encoding SDR family oxidoreductase, with the translated sequence MDVSRPGKGRLRVAVTGASGDYGRLLLSRLEQDPEVESILVLDVARPKDASAKVEFHRVDLTRYDAEGELTDALAERPVHALYHLAFLFGPIRNGSLAHELEVIGTMNVLTAAGRSRLPRLVVPSLTAVYGARGNNPAMLREDSPLQGCPHSRFVTDKVEVEGQVRAFRERHPDMRVLVLRFAPVLGPSVDNPATRLLRNPVVPTLMGYDPLWQGLHEDDAARALHLALRADTSGEINVVGRGVMPLSGLIHQAGARPLPLPGPLFRAALHTLDAVGAGTLPVALLDYIHYSWVADGERAESALGFIPLHHVRDAAAALKRS
- the mutL gene encoding DNA mismatch repair endonuclease MutL produces the protein MSRIARLSDVLINKIAAGEVVERPASVVKELVENSIDAGSSTIRIELEGGGVDRIIVSDDGHGMGRVDAVACLERHATSKLREMDDLFHIDSMGFRGEAIPAIASVSRFTLHTADANSEVGTRVSVEGGGPPEVEDAPPRTGTVISVEDLFFNVPARRKFLRRGDTELKHAEEAVVRLALANPEVGFFASHEGGTLFSSAACPDDPRERIAAALGSTSHPHLFPVEERRLGVAVTGFAASPEFTFNNARGLYTFVNRRYIRDRGLIGTIQRAYQDFLAAGRQPVVVLHIDVDPRAVDVNVHPQKQEVRFADARGVQEAVTAALSRMLRAAPWLGSGVEGATPQAGQPMDAAHYAHAVERFLTRAQEAAWGAPLPTAMDAPGLPGMPPSMGQGGHPGALPFAAALGQAPAFGQAQPQLNEAPPPGYFGALRPLGMLGGRFHVCEGPGGTLVVMDPHAALERARLTGYLRALESSKSPPAPTLFGTTLELPVPAAKSLVEGREALSRLGFDVEPFGGTTVALKTVPPGLEGADARALLEALARALPPKGAQLDTVTLAEALRVMACHAARQAGAVPLSDAQFRALLGELDRADFHPTCSHGTVVVLEMPLLELERRAR